In the Candidatus Eisenbacteria bacterium genome, CCTGGACGAGGTGATGATCCGCCTTCTGTACGCGCTCGACATCGAGGCGGTCACCGCGGAGTTGAACACGCGGCTCCTCCGGCCGCTCCGGGCAGGGAGGAGGTACCGCTTCGAGGCCCGGCTGGTGGAGGATAAGGGGCGCCTTGTCCTGACCGAGGCTGAGGCGTTCGACGCCGAAACCGGCGAGAAGGTGGCCTCGGGCAGCGCGAAATGCGCGCGGGTGGGGAAGACGACGGGGACCTGAGCCGTTCCGCGGATCGACGGATCAGCCAACCTTCCGGGCGATGGCCGCGATGTTGTTGGCGTAGTCGCACCCCAAGACGCGCAGCTTCATGTATGCGGTGATCGCGAGCCGGGCGGCGGCGATCGGCCCGGGGTTCGCCTC is a window encoding:
- a CDS encoding PaaI family thioesterase, with translation MDPMLEDDGMCFCCGPRNPIGFKLQFEMMLDGRMRTAWTPREEHQGFKDIVHGGLVATVLDEVMIRLLYALDIEAVTAELNTRLLRPLRAGRRYRFEARLVEDKGRLVLTEAEAFDAETGEKVASGSAKCARVGKTTGT